Proteins found in one Mangifera indica cultivar Alphonso chromosome 15, CATAS_Mindica_2.1, whole genome shotgun sequence genomic segment:
- the LOC123197548 gene encoding glycerol-3-phosphate acyltransferase RAM2-like, protein MNSSSSSFFPTIDRCKSIGREKDTVVADMDGTLIRGRSSFPYFALVAFEVGGILRLLFLLLASPLAWILYYHVSESAGIRVLIFATFAGMKVSSIESVARAVLPKFYSGDLHPETWRVFSSCGKRCVLTANPRIMVEAFLKDYLGADMVIGTEIDVYKGRATGLLKSPGVLAGKNKADALKKAFRDDQMPHIGLGDRKTDHMFMKLCKESFIVPPKPEVEPVSHDKLPKPIVFHDGRLVQKPTPLMALLTILWIPVGFLLACLRISAGALLPMQLVYYAFWALGVRVYIKGTPPPPAKKSTGQTGVLFICSHRTLLDPIFLSTALGRPIPAVTYSLSRLSEFISPIKTVRLSRDRVTDANMIKKLLQEGDLVICPEGTTCREPFLLRFSALFAELTDELVPVAMANRMSMFHGTTARGWKGMDPFYFFMNPSPAYEVTFLNKLPHKLTCGAGKSSHDVANYIQRMIASSLSYECTSFSRKDKYRALAGNDGTVVEKPKLNANKVMGC, encoded by the exons ATGAATTCTTCTAGCTCTAGTTTCTTCCCCACAATCGACCGATGTAAGTCCATTGGGCGTGAAAAGGATACAGTAGTTGCAGACATGGATGGGACCTTAATTCGAGGACGAAGTTCTTTTCCTTACTTTGCTCTAGTTGCCTTTGAGGTAGGGGGAATTTTGCGGCTTCTCTTCTTGCTTTTAGCTTCTCCTCTCGCGTGGATTCTTTACTACCACGTCTCTGAATCCGCTGGCATTCGCGTTCTCATCTTCGCCACGTTTGCGGGGATGAAAGTCTCTAGTATAGAGTCGGTCGCCCGTGCCGTGTTGCCCAAGTTTTACTCTGGGGACTTGCACCCTGAGACTTGGCGGGTGTTCTCGTCGTGTGGGAAGCGATGCGTGTTGACTGCGAACCCTAGGATTATGGTGGAGGCGTTTTTGAAGGATTATTTGGGTGCTGACATGGTGATTGGAACTGAGATTGATGTTTATAAAGGTAGAGCTACCGGTTTACTAAAGAGCCCGGGCGTTCTTGCAGGAAAGAATAAAGCTGATGCATTGAAGAAGGCCTTTAGAGATGATCAAATGCCCCACATTGGACTCGGTGACAGGAAAACTGATCATATGTTTATGAAATTATGCAAG GAGAGCTTCATAGTGCCACCCAAGCCAGAGGTGGAGCCTGTAAGCCACGACAAGCTTCCAAAACCAATAGTCTTCCACGACGGCCGCCTAGTCCAAAAACCAACACCGTTGATGGCACTTTTAACTATTCTCTGGATTCCTGTGGGCTTTCTCCTCGCCTGTCTCCGCATCTCCGCCGGTGCCCTCCTCCCTATGCAGCTAGTCTATTACGCCTTTTGGGCACTCGGTGTACGAGTCTACATCAAAGGCACCCCACCTCCACCTGCCAAAAAATCCACAGGCCAAACAGGTGTTCTCTTTATTTGTTCTCACAGAACCCTTCTTGACCCTATCTTTTTATCCACCGCCTTAGGCCGCCCTATTCCCGCCGTCACATACTCCCTTTCGCGCCTCTCCGAGTTCATTTCCCCTATCAAGACTGTTCGCCTCAGCCGTGACCGTGTCACCGATGCAAACATGATCAAAAAACTTCTACAGGAAGGTGACCTAGTGATTTGTCCTGAAG GAACAACATGTAGAGAGCCATTTTTGCTACGATTCTCGGCGCTATTTGCAGAGCTAACCGATGAGCTTGTTCCAGTGGCTATGGCGAATAGAATGAGTATGTTTCATGGAACTACAGCGAGAGGGTGGAAAGGGATGGACCCTTTTTACTTCTTCATGAACCCTAGCCCGGCATATGAAGTAACCTTTTTGAACAAGTTACCGCATAAGCTAACCTGTGGTGCAGGGAAATCAAGCCACGACGTTGCAAATTACATTCAGAGGATGATTGCTTCAAGCTTGTCGTATGAATGCACCAGCTTCAGCAGAAAGGATAAGTATAGAGCTCTCGCCGGAAACGATGGCACTGTTGTTGAAAAACCTAAGCTTAATGCTAACAAAGTCATGGGCTGCTAG
- the LOC123197279 gene encoding probable prolyl 4-hydroxylase 7 translates to MGLSYFLAFSLCFLLVFPDPSISVKIPSWLNDKAREGSILRLQRKAQFDPAHVTQLSWSPRAFIYKGFLTPEECDHLIDLAKDKLEKSMVADNESGKSIESEVRTSSGMFLNKRQDEVVADIEDRIALWTFLPHENGESIQILHYENGQKYEPHFDYFHDKVNQELGGHRIATVLMYLSNVEKGGETVFPDAEGKLSQPKDDSWSDCAKQGYAVKPRKGDALLFFSLRPDATTDTSSLHGSCPVIEGEKWSATKWIHVRSFDKPEKVPIGCTDEDKNCPRWAKAGECTKNPDYMVGTESSPGYCRKSCNACKSSTASS, encoded by the exons ATGGGTCTGTCTTATTTTCTTGCATTTTCTCTCTGTTTCCTCCTTGTCTTTCCTGATCCCTCCATTTCTGTGAAGATTCCCAGTTGGCTCAATGACAAAGCAAG ggAAGGGTCGATTCTTAGATTGCAGAGGAAGGCGCAATTTGATCCTGCACATGTTACTCAGCTTTCATGGTCTCCAAG GGCTTTTATATACAAAGGGTTTTTGACGCCTGAAGAGTGTGATCATCTTATTGATCTG GCAAAGGATAAGCTTGAGAAGTCAATGGTTGCAGATAATGAGTCTGGTAAGAGCATAGAGAGCGAAGTTCGAACAAGTTCTGGCATGTTTCTTAACAAACGTCAG GATGAAGTTGTTGCTGATATTGAGGACAGAATTGCCCTGTGGACTTTTCTTCCACATG AAAATGGGGAATCCATTCAAATACTGCACTATGAGAATGGCCAAAAGTATGAACCACATTTTGACTATTTTCATGACAAGGTTAATCAAGAGCTGGGTGGCCACCGAATTGCCACGGTGTTGATGTATTTGTCTAATGTTGAGAAGGGTGGAGAAACTGTCTTTCCCGATGCAGAG GGAAAATTGTCTCAGCCGAAGGATGATAGCTGGTCTGATTGTGCCAAACAAGGCTATGCAG TGAAACCAAGGAAAGGTGATGCCTTGTTGTTCTTCAGTCTTCGTCCGGATGCAACTACAGATACAAGCAGCTTGCATGGAAGTTGCCCAGTCATAGAGGGTGAGAAGTGGTCAGCAACCAAGTGGATCCATGTCAGGTCCTTTGACAAACCAGAGAAGGTGCCAATTGGCTGCACTGACGAGGATAAGAACTGCCCTAGGTGGGCAAAGGCAGGTGAGTGTACAAAGAACCCCGATTATATGGTGGGTACAGAAAGCTCTCCTGGATACTGTCGGAAGAGTTGCAATGCATGCAAATCATCAACAGCATCCTCATAG
- the LOC123197278 gene encoding transcription factor MYB35-like produces the protein MKMIMQLLLMWSHFHAFLAFSLINFFPFSLLKCTCKQGFLIASPLPIQIPPLKISPSLPPLSMGRPPCCDKSNVKRGLWTEEEDAKILAYVASHGTGNWTSVPKKAGLNRCGKSCRLRWTNYLRPDLKHDTFTPQEEEIIINLHKAIGSRWSLIAKQLSGRTDNDVKNYWNTKLKKKLSKMGIDPVTHKPFSQMLSDYGNISGFTNVGNNFGRNMNTLMSKPESSLVISELQDFNKMILKPKPELVQDNLCFANNKPSWNFLAQVQVSNQETIQPYFASEVTSSCSSSSSSTIMQLNSSNSSSCHPFLSQTACPAQPPSPFSWSEFLIYDPHMSMELQQNLELEPQVMLSSTNSTLTQDEQENSGAYNKCADASSSSTSSFVDAILSKDSEMNSQYFALLDGSFD, from the exons atgaaaatgatcaTGCAATTACTGTTAATGTGGAGCCATTTCCATGCTTTTCTTGCCTTTTCACTAATtaatttctttcccttttctctaTTAAAATGTACTTGTAAACAAGGGTTTCTAATTGCATCACCATTACCTATACAGATTCCCCCACTCAAAATTTCACCATCTTTACCTCCTCTCTCCATGGGGCGGCCACCTTGTTGTGATAAATCAAATGTCAAGAGGGGTCTCTGgactgaagaagaagatgcaaagaTTCTTGCTTACGTAGCCAGCCATGGCACTGGTAACTGGACTTCAGTTCCCAAGAAAGCAG GACTTAACAGATGTGGCAAGAGCTGCAGACTCAGATGGACAAATTACTTGAGACCTGACCTTAAACATGACACCTTCACTCCTCAGGAAGAAGAGATCATAATCAATCTTCACAAAGCTATTGGTAGCAG ATGGTCACTAATTGCAAAACAGCTTtctggaagaacagacaatGATGTGAAAAACTATTGGAACACTAAGCTCAAGAAGAAGCTTTCCAAGATGGGAATTGATCCTGTTACTCATAAGCCTTTTTCTCAGATGCTTTCTGACTATGGAAACATTAGCGGTTTCACAAACGTTGGAAACAATTTCGGAAGAAACATGAACACATTAATGTCCAAACCTGAATCATCTTTAGTGATAAGTGAGCTTCAGGATTTCAATAAGATGATCCTGAAGCCAAAGCCAGAACTTGTCCAAGATAATTTATGTTTTGCTAACAACAAACCATCATGGAATTTCTTGGCTCAGGTTCAAGTGTCAAACCAGGAGACTATTCAGCCTTATTTCGCAAGTGAAGTCACCTCTTCTTGTTCTTCATCCTCTTCATCTACTATCATGCAATTAAACTcttcaaattcaagttcttgCCACCCTTTTCTGTCTCAAACTGCATGCCCTGCGCAGCCTCCTTCTCCCTTTAGTTGGAGTGAATTTCTCATCTATGATCCTCATATGTCTATGGAACTTCAGCAAAATTTAGAGCTTGAGCCTCAGGTGATGTTGTCTTCAACCAACTCAACTTTGACACAAGATGAACAAGAAAATTCTGGGGCATACAACAAATGTGCTGACGCTTCTTCATCCTCCACAAGTTCGTTTGTGGATGCTATTTTGAGTAAAGACAGTGAGATGAATTCTCAATATTTTGCTCTTTTGGATGGCTCTTTTGATTGA
- the LOC123198200 gene encoding uncharacterized protein LOC123198200 isoform X3, whose translation MGGCGSKYFEKKNMKRKKNTKHHASSRNFEGTLPLPGLESVLDEEFYSVHDDFVSVNGGVLSPKGMSNSGTPKSKRKALTKFSSMSKASLKSKEGHGNPSLVSPKGLSQRPLAGSSTTFCPIDKNIPDSWSPIPPGSFKVRGQNYFRDKKKDFAPNYAAFSPFGADVFLSPRKINHIARFVELPLMSSHEEIPSILVVNVQLPLYPAAVFQSENDGEGMSLVLYFKLSESYSKELPLHFQENFVRIINDEMERVKSFPLDTIAPFRERLKLLGRISNTEDLQLSAAERKLLNSYNEKPVLSRPEHEFYSGENYFEIDIDVHRFSYIARKGFDAFQDRFKLCIFDLGLTIQENKAENLPENILCCIRLNQIDHTNYHQLGL comes from the exons ATGGGAGGTTGTGGGTCAAAATATTTCGAGAAGAAGAACATGAAGcgaaagaaaaacacaaaacacCATGCTTCTTCACGTAATTTTGAGGGAACGTTACCTCTTCCAG GTTTGGAGTCTGTGTTGGATGAAGAATTTTACAGTGTTCACGATG ATTTTGTGTCCGTTAATGGGGGAGTTTTGTCTCCAAAAGGAATGTCAAATTCAGGGACACCGAAATCAAAGAGGAAAGCACTTACAAAATTTTCCTCAATGTCAAAAGCTTCTCTTAAATCGAAGGAAGGACATGGCAATCCATCATTAG TTTCACCCAAGGGTCTTTCACAAAGACCACTTGCCGGTTCCTCGACTACATTTTGCCCCATAGATAAGAATATACCTGATTCTTGGTCACCTATTCCACCGGGTAGTTTTAAAGTCCGGGGACAGAACTATTTTAG AGATAAGAAGAAAGATTTTGCTCCTAATTATGCTGCATTTAGTCCCTTTGGTGCTGATGTTTTCTTATCACCGCGAAAAATTAATCACATAGCTCGTTTTGTAGAACTTCCTCTTATGAGTTCACATGAAGAAATCCCTTCGATTCTTGTTGTCAATGTCCAG CTGCCGTTATATCCTGCCGCAGTCTTTCAAAGTGAAAATGATGGAGAAGGAATGAGCTTGGTGTTGTACTTCAAGTTATCTGAAAGTTACTCAAAGGAGTTGCCACTTCACTTCCAAGAAAATTTCGTT AGGATAATAAATGATGAAATGGAGAGGGTTAAAAGTTTCCCTCTAGATACAATTGCACCTTTTAGGGAAAGGCTGAAACTGTTGGGCCGCATTTCAAACACAGAAGATCTTCAATTAAGTGCAGCTGAAAGGAAGCTTCTGAATTCATATAATGAAAAACCTGTTTTATCACGTCCTGAGCATGAATTTTACTCG GGAGAAAACTACTTTGAGATTGATATCGACGTTCACAGATTCAGCTACATTGCTCGGAAAGGTTTTGACGCATTTCAAGACAGGTTTAAGCTGTGTATCTTCGATTTAGGCCTAACAATTCAG GAAAATAAGGCAGAAAACTTGCCAGAAAATATCTTATGTTGCataagattgaatcaaattgaccACACTAATTATCACCAACTTGGCCTATGA
- the LOC123198200 gene encoding uncharacterized protein LOC123198200 isoform X1: MGGCGSKYFEKKNMKRKKNTKHHASSRNFEGTLPLPDSGLPDSRPGLESVLDEEFYSVHDDFVSVNGGVLSPKGMSNSGTPKSKRKALTKFSSMSKASLKSKEGHGNPSLVSPKGLSQRPLAGSSTTFCPIDKNIPDSWSPIPPGSFKVRGQNYFRDKKKDFAPNYAAFSPFGADVFLSPRKINHIARFVELPLMSSHEEIPSILVVNVQLPLYPAAVFQSENDGEGMSLVLYFKLSESYSKELPLHFQENFVRIINDEMERVKSFPLDTIAPFRERLKLLGRISNTEDLQLSAAERKLLNSYNEKPVLSRPEHEFYSGENYFEIDIDVHRFSYIARKGFDAFQDRFKLCIFDLGLTIQENKAENLPENILCCIRLNQIDHTNYHQLGL, encoded by the exons ATGGGAGGTTGTGGGTCAAAATATTTCGAGAAGAAGAACATGAAGcgaaagaaaaacacaaaacacCATGCTTCTTCACGTAATTTTGAGGGAACGTTACCTCTTCCAG ACTCAGGTTTGCCTGATTCTCGTCCAGGTTTGGAGTCTGTGTTGGATGAAGAATTTTACAGTGTTCACGATG ATTTTGTGTCCGTTAATGGGGGAGTTTTGTCTCCAAAAGGAATGTCAAATTCAGGGACACCGAAATCAAAGAGGAAAGCACTTACAAAATTTTCCTCAATGTCAAAAGCTTCTCTTAAATCGAAGGAAGGACATGGCAATCCATCATTAG TTTCACCCAAGGGTCTTTCACAAAGACCACTTGCCGGTTCCTCGACTACATTTTGCCCCATAGATAAGAATATACCTGATTCTTGGTCACCTATTCCACCGGGTAGTTTTAAAGTCCGGGGACAGAACTATTTTAG AGATAAGAAGAAAGATTTTGCTCCTAATTATGCTGCATTTAGTCCCTTTGGTGCTGATGTTTTCTTATCACCGCGAAAAATTAATCACATAGCTCGTTTTGTAGAACTTCCTCTTATGAGTTCACATGAAGAAATCCCTTCGATTCTTGTTGTCAATGTCCAG CTGCCGTTATATCCTGCCGCAGTCTTTCAAAGTGAAAATGATGGAGAAGGAATGAGCTTGGTGTTGTACTTCAAGTTATCTGAAAGTTACTCAAAGGAGTTGCCACTTCACTTCCAAGAAAATTTCGTT AGGATAATAAATGATGAAATGGAGAGGGTTAAAAGTTTCCCTCTAGATACAATTGCACCTTTTAGGGAAAGGCTGAAACTGTTGGGCCGCATTTCAAACACAGAAGATCTTCAATTAAGTGCAGCTGAAAGGAAGCTTCTGAATTCATATAATGAAAAACCTGTTTTATCACGTCCTGAGCATGAATTTTACTCG GGAGAAAACTACTTTGAGATTGATATCGACGTTCACAGATTCAGCTACATTGCTCGGAAAGGTTTTGACGCATTTCAAGACAGGTTTAAGCTGTGTATCTTCGATTTAGGCCTAACAATTCAG GAAAATAAGGCAGAAAACTTGCCAGAAAATATCTTATGTTGCataagattgaatcaaattgaccACACTAATTATCACCAACTTGGCCTATGA
- the LOC123198200 gene encoding uncharacterized protein LOC123198200 isoform X2 — protein sequence MGGCGSKYFEKKNMKRKKNTKHHASSRNFEGTLPLPGLPDSRPGLESVLDEEFYSVHDDFVSVNGGVLSPKGMSNSGTPKSKRKALTKFSSMSKASLKSKEGHGNPSLVSPKGLSQRPLAGSSTTFCPIDKNIPDSWSPIPPGSFKVRGQNYFRDKKKDFAPNYAAFSPFGADVFLSPRKINHIARFVELPLMSSHEEIPSILVVNVQLPLYPAAVFQSENDGEGMSLVLYFKLSESYSKELPLHFQENFVRIINDEMERVKSFPLDTIAPFRERLKLLGRISNTEDLQLSAAERKLLNSYNEKPVLSRPEHEFYSGENYFEIDIDVHRFSYIARKGFDAFQDRFKLCIFDLGLTIQENKAENLPENILCCIRLNQIDHTNYHQLGL from the exons ATGGGAGGTTGTGGGTCAAAATATTTCGAGAAGAAGAACATGAAGcgaaagaaaaacacaaaacacCATGCTTCTTCACGTAATTTTGAGGGAACGTTACCTCTTCCAG GTTTGCCTGATTCTCGTCCAGGTTTGGAGTCTGTGTTGGATGAAGAATTTTACAGTGTTCACGATG ATTTTGTGTCCGTTAATGGGGGAGTTTTGTCTCCAAAAGGAATGTCAAATTCAGGGACACCGAAATCAAAGAGGAAAGCACTTACAAAATTTTCCTCAATGTCAAAAGCTTCTCTTAAATCGAAGGAAGGACATGGCAATCCATCATTAG TTTCACCCAAGGGTCTTTCACAAAGACCACTTGCCGGTTCCTCGACTACATTTTGCCCCATAGATAAGAATATACCTGATTCTTGGTCACCTATTCCACCGGGTAGTTTTAAAGTCCGGGGACAGAACTATTTTAG AGATAAGAAGAAAGATTTTGCTCCTAATTATGCTGCATTTAGTCCCTTTGGTGCTGATGTTTTCTTATCACCGCGAAAAATTAATCACATAGCTCGTTTTGTAGAACTTCCTCTTATGAGTTCACATGAAGAAATCCCTTCGATTCTTGTTGTCAATGTCCAG CTGCCGTTATATCCTGCCGCAGTCTTTCAAAGTGAAAATGATGGAGAAGGAATGAGCTTGGTGTTGTACTTCAAGTTATCTGAAAGTTACTCAAAGGAGTTGCCACTTCACTTCCAAGAAAATTTCGTT AGGATAATAAATGATGAAATGGAGAGGGTTAAAAGTTTCCCTCTAGATACAATTGCACCTTTTAGGGAAAGGCTGAAACTGTTGGGCCGCATTTCAAACACAGAAGATCTTCAATTAAGTGCAGCTGAAAGGAAGCTTCTGAATTCATATAATGAAAAACCTGTTTTATCACGTCCTGAGCATGAATTTTACTCG GGAGAAAACTACTTTGAGATTGATATCGACGTTCACAGATTCAGCTACATTGCTCGGAAAGGTTTTGACGCATTTCAAGACAGGTTTAAGCTGTGTATCTTCGATTTAGGCCTAACAATTCAG GAAAATAAGGCAGAAAACTTGCCAGAAAATATCTTATGTTGCataagattgaatcaaattgaccACACTAATTATCACCAACTTGGCCTATGA
- the LOC123197191 gene encoding putative rRNA methyltransferase YlbH isoform X1 — protein MAISSSSPMLSPLSFSSTTDNLSLFNTTFSKPVPPKRLPVFVCSYKSGPGLTSDDKKELLKQYGLDPDEFLSDPSSKSRRRKEEQKRGRGSKLVSEEEPQESRTTHKLLQVLGGKARRKKLLSPKGMDVRPMMEVVKGAAFDILQVASGSPASLRPGRWLDLYSGTGSVGIEAISRGCSEVHFVEMDPWVVSNVLQPNLEWTGFLDVSSIHTVRVEDFLDRAKQFIGKDGAFDYISVTPPYTEVDYGVLMDQISKSALVGKDTFIVVEYPLRTDMLDSCGCLVKIKDRRFGRTHLAIYGPEWAQKKRKSERTLKTAVRKV, from the exons ATGGCAATCTCATCATCTTCTCCGATGCTCTCTCCCCTTAGTTTCTCTTCGACAACAGACAATCTTTCACTTTTTAACACCACTTTCTCCAAACCCGTTCCCCCAAAACGACTCCCCGTTTTTGTTTGCTCTTACA AATCAGGGCCTGGGTTGACCAGTGACGACAAGAAAGAGTTGCTGAAACAATACGGGCTTGACCCAGATGAGTTTTTATCTGATCCCTCTTCGAAG AGTAGAAGGAGAAAGGAAGAGCAAAAGAGAGGAAGAGGATCAAAGCTTGTGTCAGAGGAGGAACCTCAGGAATCAAGAACCACTCATAAACTCCTTCAA GTGCTTGGAGGAAAGGCTAGGAGAAAGAAATTGCTGTCTCCAAAGGGCATGGATGTGAGACCAATGATGGAAGTTGTTAAAGGTGCAGCCTTTGATATTCTGCAG GTAGCTAGTGGTTCTCCTGCATCCTTAAGGCCTGGTCGCTGGTTAGACTTGTATAGTGGCACTGGATCTGTTGGTATTGAAGCTATCAGCCGAGGATGTTCTGAG GTGCATTTTGTCGAGATGGACCCTTGGGTTGTTTCCAATGTTCTGCAACCAAACTTGGAATGGACTGGGTTTCTTGATGTTTCGTCTATACATACTGTTCGTGTTGAAGATTTCTTAGATCGAGCAAAGCAATTCATAG GTAAAGACGGAGCATTTGACTACATTAGTGTTACACCTCCGTATACAGAAGTGGATTATGGGGTACTTAtggatcaaatttcaaagtCTGCCTTGGTTGGAAAGGATACCTTTATT GTAGTGGAGTATCCTTTAAGAACAGATATGCTGGATTCATGTGGATGTCTTGTAAAG ATAAAAGATCGAAGGTTTGGTCGGACACATCTGGCAATATATGGACCTGAGTGGgcacaaaagaaaagaaagtcaGAAAGGACACTTAAAACAGCAGTAAGGAAAGTTTGA
- the LOC123197191 gene encoding putative rRNA methyltransferase YlbH isoform X2, whose translation MAISSSSPMLSPLSFSSTTDNLSLFNTTFSKPVPPKRLPVFVCSYKSGPGLTSDDKKELLKQYGLDPDEFLSDPSSKSRRRKEEQKRGRGSKLVSEEEPQESRTTHKLLQVLGGKARRKKLLSPKGMDVRPMMEVVKGAAFDILQVASGSPASLRPGRWLDLYSGTGSVGIEAISRGCSEVHFVEMDPWVVSNVLQPNLEWTGFLDVSSIHTVRVEDFLDRAKQFIGKDGAFDYISVTPPYTEVDYGVLMDQISKSALVGKDTFIVVEYPLRTDMLDSCGCLVKIKDRRFGRTHLAIYGPEWAQKKRKSERTLKTAWIH comes from the exons ATGGCAATCTCATCATCTTCTCCGATGCTCTCTCCCCTTAGTTTCTCTTCGACAACAGACAATCTTTCACTTTTTAACACCACTTTCTCCAAACCCGTTCCCCCAAAACGACTCCCCGTTTTTGTTTGCTCTTACA AATCAGGGCCTGGGTTGACCAGTGACGACAAGAAAGAGTTGCTGAAACAATACGGGCTTGACCCAGATGAGTTTTTATCTGATCCCTCTTCGAAG AGTAGAAGGAGAAAGGAAGAGCAAAAGAGAGGAAGAGGATCAAAGCTTGTGTCAGAGGAGGAACCTCAGGAATCAAGAACCACTCATAAACTCCTTCAA GTGCTTGGAGGAAAGGCTAGGAGAAAGAAATTGCTGTCTCCAAAGGGCATGGATGTGAGACCAATGATGGAAGTTGTTAAAGGTGCAGCCTTTGATATTCTGCAG GTAGCTAGTGGTTCTCCTGCATCCTTAAGGCCTGGTCGCTGGTTAGACTTGTATAGTGGCACTGGATCTGTTGGTATTGAAGCTATCAGCCGAGGATGTTCTGAG GTGCATTTTGTCGAGATGGACCCTTGGGTTGTTTCCAATGTTCTGCAACCAAACTTGGAATGGACTGGGTTTCTTGATGTTTCGTCTATACATACTGTTCGTGTTGAAGATTTCTTAGATCGAGCAAAGCAATTCATAG GTAAAGACGGAGCATTTGACTACATTAGTGTTACACCTCCGTATACAGAAGTGGATTATGGGGTACTTAtggatcaaatttcaaagtCTGCCTTGGTTGGAAAGGATACCTTTATT GTAGTGGAGTATCCTTTAAGAACAGATATGCTGGATTCATGTGGATGTCTTGTAAAG ATAAAAGATCGAAGGTTTGGTCGGACACATCTGGCAATATATGGACCTGAGTGGgcacaaaagaaaagaaagtcaGAAAGGACACTTAAAACAGCA TGGATACATTGA